The following is a genomic window from Caldicellulosiruptor danielii.
AAAATACTTTTTTTAGACCAGGCAGCTATTTTTATTGTCTATCGTAATCGTTTACGCTAAATAGAATATATTATATCTTGTTCAATTTGTCAATAGGTTTTTAAAAAAGGCTACTTATTTTGTGATATTTGCATTTCTGGTTGAATCTCTTGGAACTATTGAGGCGTCAAGGATGTATTTACCTTTTGATACTTCTTTTCCAGTTAAAATGTTTATCAAAAGTTGTGCAGCCAACCTTCCCATTTCATATCGTGGTTGATGAACTGTGGTAATTTTAGGTGTGACCATCGATGAAAGCTCAATGTCGTCAAATCCCATAACTCCAAGTTCATCAGGAATTGAAAAACCAAGCTCTTTTGCAGCATCACATGCCCCAATTGCCATTTCATCGTTTGAGCAAAAGATGGCATCTGGATAAGACTTGGCACTTAAAAGTTCTTTTGCAAGCTTGTAGCCACTTTCGTACTTGAAGTCACCATATTTTATGTATTTTTCATCGCAGTTTAGTCCTAAATTCTCAAGTGCCATTTTATATCCTTTTAATCTATCTTGAGACAGCATCGCTCCAATTTTTCCAGTTATTTTGGCAATTCTTCGATATCCACATTTATATAAAAACATTGTAGCATCATATGCAGCTTTGAAATTGTCAACGCACACAGTCACAAGCTCGTCAGAAAAATAGTCAGAAATCACAACCATAGGAAACTGTCTTGATATTTCAACAATCCTTTGAGGCTCACTCAAACTTCCCACAATCAAAATCCCATCTGCTATCTGTCCTTTCATCATCCTGTAATACTCTTCTTCAATTTCCTGAGAATCTGAAAAATCACCAAGGATGATGTTATAACCTTTTTCGCGAGCTTCCTTCTCGATACCTTTTATTAACTTATTGAAAAAGTAGTTCTCTATATCAGGTATCATCACCAGAATATTTTTTGTCTCTTTACTTCTGAGCCTTCTTGCGCTTTGGTTCGGAATATATCCAAGCTGATCTATAATTCTCAAGATTTCTTTTCTCTTTTCCTCACTTACTCCATCTTTGCCGCTAAGCGCCCTTGAAATTGTAGCAACAGAATAGCCTGTTATCTTTGCTATGTCTTTTATTGTGTATCTCATCTTTCTCATCCTTTTCTTCTTTGATTTATATTGGTACGTAATCGATTTCGGCTTTAAATAAAAATATAGCAGTATCTTTAGGCAAAATCAATACATATTTTGTATAAAATGTGCGAAATCTTGTTGAACAAAGACAACAAAAAACTCTGTCTTTTTTTATTAAGCTATTCCCTGCAACTGCTCTTGTCATGCTCTTAATTCCCTTTTATTTTCTTTAAACTTCCATTTACCAAACAAATTTTCGATGGTATAATATGAATATACAAACTTATGTTCTATGGGTGAGAAAAAGTGGGCAGGGTGATTTTGCACTGTGACCTCAATAACTTCTATGCGTCTGTTGAATGCCTTTATCGTCCTGAGCTGAAAAACAAACCTGTTGCTGTTTGTGGTGAAAGTGAGCTTCGACATGGAATAGTTCTTGCAAAAAACCAGATTGCAAAATCATATGGTATTCAAACAGGTGATGTTATATGGCAGGCACTTAAAAAATGTCCAAACCTTGTAATTTTAAAACCTAATTTCCCACTTTATATCCGATTTTCAAAGCTTGTGCAACAAGTTTACTCTGAGTATACAGATTTGATAGAGCCTTTTGGAATTGACGAGTGTTGGCTTGATGTGACAGAGTCTACAAAAATCTTAGGAAGTGGCAGAAAGATTGCTTATGAAATCAAAGAAAGAATAAAAACTGAGCTTGGTCTGACGGTATCTGTTGGAGTATCATTTAACAAAGTATTTGCAAAGCTTGGAAGCGACTATAAAAAACCCGATGCTGTAACAGTTATCACAAAAGAAAACTTTAAACAAATTGTCTGGCCGCTGCCTGCAAAAGATCTTTTGTATGTCGGTAGCGCAACAGAAAAGAAGCTCAGTTCAAGAGCAATTTACACAATAGGTGATATAGCCAAAAGTTCACCTGAATATCTTAAAAGAATCCTTGGCAAATGGGGTGAGGTGCTCTGGATATTTGCAAACGGGCTTGACACAACACCAGTTACTCCCCCACTTTTTGAAGACAACATCAAAGGAATTGGCAATAGCGTCACACTGCCAAGAGATTTGACTTGTTATGAAGATGCAGAATATGTTATTAGAATGCTTTCTGAGTCTGTTGCGCAGAGGCTTCGTCAGCAGTATTTAAAATGTTATACAGTCCAAGTTTGGATAAGGGACAGCTTCCT
Proteins encoded in this region:
- a CDS encoding LacI family DNA-binding transcriptional regulator, with the protein product MRYTIKDIAKITGYSVATISRALSGKDGVSEEKRKEILRIIDQLGYIPNQSARRLRSKETKNILVMIPDIENYFFNKLIKGIEKEAREKGYNIILGDFSDSQEIEEEYYRMMKGQIADGILIVGSLSEPQRIVEISRQFPMVVISDYFSDELVTVCVDNFKAAYDATMFLYKCGYRRIAKITGKIGAMLSQDRLKGYKMALENLGLNCDEKYIKYGDFKYESGYKLAKELLSAKSYPDAIFCSNDEMAIGACDAAKELGFSIPDELGVMGFDDIELSSMVTPKITTVHQPRYEMGRLAAQLLINILTGKEVSKGKYILDASIVPRDSTRNANITK
- the dinB gene encoding DNA polymerase IV, producing the protein MGRVILHCDLNNFYASVECLYRPELKNKPVAVCGESELRHGIVLAKNQIAKSYGIQTGDVIWQALKKCPNLVILKPNFPLYIRFSKLVQQVYSEYTDLIEPFGIDECWLDVTESTKILGSGRKIAYEIKERIKTELGLTVSVGVSFNKVFAKLGSDYKKPDAVTVITKENFKQIVWPLPAKDLLYVGSATEKKLSSRAIYTIGDIAKSSPEYLKRILGKWGEVLWIFANGLDTTPVTPPLFEDNIKGIGNSVTLPRDLTCYEDAEYVIRMLSESVAQRLRQQYLKCYTVQVWIRDSFLFSITRQEKLKNPTFLAREISQKAFEIFKKHWNFKNSIRSLGVRALDLVCANSFYQLEFDSLKKFKLEQLEKVVDQIRRRFGQSAVLPAILLTKSDLPCEIPLHNKIHPVAFFK